Proteins found in one Vallitalea guaymasensis genomic segment:
- a CDS encoding helix-turn-helix domain-containing protein translates to MNIPMFIKNKSIYKKLLFSFTITITILIIIMSSFLYNFYAKSSYKKMDDFNSKILSQISYSATYMDNLAKNYCGAIFLDNGVIPLLYRDTIDYYSMGNSLRTLEKQTVANTYINSIYIYNNSLNLYMSTQTNGFYSTEDFYDQEANTLLNSIKEKNIKLIPIPRKIPVSELTSGIYDYHYVYSYLIYNTPTKSSTLDGAIMLNINADYLTETIVSLESQTHDYDSDIFVINEDGIIVNHSSPEMFLEDASDKKYIKKILDSKKDTGVFTETIDNKKYVVTYVSSDMLKWKFVSLTPYRFVVSTIEEVKWTTLIFCLIVLLLGLIFSIIMSRSIYSPINILINNIEKKTKLNKNNDIANEVKFLNTVFNQIMSKTKELERKNKHNIKSQKNKLLKDLTTSEFNYSDKLLNRLKELNINLDFNKPLFPVLLKIDNYTDFMEQYNAQDRTLYKFAIINIIDETIPKDYNFEVIDMENNYICILLNISTSPIMEDELYAKIEKVALNMQNNIKTYLNISLTATLGYLIDKPNLIPTVLNDTKLLSMYRILYGHGSIITPVILNDINTDDFAFPSNQEKMLLDSLKLCNLEKAKKAYLKIMSVISNYSYNNIMTCIMYMVFTIYTNVNNDKKSNAIKLTTAFEEFLNKIGTFESLDEINEVFFKLFEEIINTLNKSQSSNNRTESIVKNVITIIEDSFSDKTLCLNIIADSLSMSSVYLGKLFKEAVGKSIAEYILDTRMNNVKNLLDTTNLSTKVILEKSGFEQSNYFYTLFKKYYGVTLSNYRLMVCENQLNTADKN, encoded by the coding sequence ATGAACATCCCTATGTTTATTAAAAACAAAAGCATTTACAAAAAACTTCTATTTTCATTCACAATTACAATAACGATATTGATTATAATAATGTCTTCATTCTTATATAATTTCTATGCAAAATCTTCATATAAAAAAATGGATGATTTTAACTCAAAGATATTATCACAAATAAGTTATAGTGCCACTTACATGGATAATCTAGCCAAAAACTACTGTGGAGCTATTTTCTTGGATAATGGAGTCATTCCTCTTCTATATAGAGATACCATCGATTACTATTCAATGGGTAATAGTTTACGTACCTTAGAAAAGCAGACAGTCGCTAATACATATATTAACTCGATATATATTTACAATAATTCCCTTAACTTGTATATGTCAACGCAGACAAACGGATTCTACAGTACAGAAGACTTTTATGACCAAGAAGCAAATACTCTACTCAATAGCATTAAAGAGAAGAATATAAAACTTATACCTATACCAAGAAAAATACCTGTATCAGAATTGACTTCTGGAATTTATGACTACCATTATGTTTATTCATACTTGATCTATAATACACCAACTAAAAGTTCTACCTTAGATGGTGCAATCATGTTAAACATCAACGCTGATTATCTAACTGAGACAATAGTTTCTTTGGAATCACAAACACATGATTATGACAGTGACATATTTGTAATCAATGAGGATGGTATAATCGTCAACCACAGTTCACCAGAAATGTTCTTGGAAGATGCTTCTGATAAAAAATATATCAAGAAGATTTTGGATTCCAAAAAAGATACAGGGGTATTTACTGAAACAATCGACAATAAAAAATACGTAGTAACCTATGTATCCTCTGATATGCTCAAATGGAAATTTGTAAGTTTGACACCATATAGATTTGTTGTATCTACCATAGAAGAAGTTAAATGGACAACCCTGATTTTCTGTCTTATTGTATTATTATTAGGGCTTATTTTTTCTATCATTATGTCTAGGTCAATATATTCTCCTATTAATATACTGATTAACAATATTGAAAAGAAAACCAAACTAAATAAAAATAATGATATAGCAAATGAAGTAAAATTCCTCAATACGGTTTTTAACCAGATTATGAGTAAAACAAAAGAATTGGAGAGAAAAAATAAACATAACATAAAATCCCAGAAAAACAAATTATTGAAAGACTTGACTACATCAGAATTCAATTACTCAGATAAATTACTGAATAGATTAAAAGAACTTAATATAAACCTTGATTTCAATAAACCATTATTCCCAGTTCTATTAAAGATAGATAATTATACCGATTTTATGGAACAGTATAATGCCCAAGATAGGACTTTATATAAATTTGCTATAATAAATATAATAGACGAAACCATACCTAAAGATTATAATTTTGAAGTTATAGATATGGAAAACAATTATATATGCATATTATTGAATATCTCAACTTCTCCTATTATGGAGGATGAATTATATGCCAAAATAGAAAAAGTAGCATTGAATATGCAAAATAATATTAAGACCTATTTGAATATATCCTTAACAGCAACTTTAGGATACCTAATTGATAAACCAAACCTGATACCTACTGTATTAAATGATACTAAACTGTTATCCATGTATAGAATACTGTATGGGCATGGTAGTATTATAACTCCAGTAATATTGAATGACATAAATACTGATGATTTTGCCTTTCCAAGTAATCAGGAGAAAATGCTTTTGGATTCATTGAAGCTATGCAACCTTGAAAAAGCAAAAAAAGCTTATTTAAAAATCATGTCAGTTATATCTAATTATTCTTATAACAATATAATGACATGTATAATGTATATGGTATTTACTATTTATACCAATGTAAACAACGATAAAAAATCAAATGCAATAAAACTTACAACAGCCTTTGAAGAATTTCTTAATAAAATAGGTACCTTTGAATCCTTGGACGAAATCAACGAAGTATTTTTCAAGTTGTTTGAAGAGATTATAAATACACTTAATAAATCTCAGTCCTCCAATAATAGAACTGAATCTATTGTCAAAAATGTTATTACAATTATTGAGGATAGTTTTTCAGATAAAACACTTTGTTTAAATATTATCGCAGATTCTTTATCAATGTCCTCAGTTTATCTAGGAAAATTATTCAAGGAAGCTGTAGGTAAATCTATAGCTGAATATATCTTAGATACAAGAATGAATAACGTTAAAAATTTGCTGGATACAACTAATCTATCCACGAAGGTTATTCTAGAGAAATCAGGTTTTGAACAATCTAACTACTTTTATACACTTTTCAAGAAATACTATGGTGTCACTTTAAGTAATTACCGTTTGATGGTATGTGAAAACCAACTTAATACCGCAGATAAGAACTAA
- a CDS encoding ABC transporter permease, translated as MRCNLFKGKSNNKKNQLITKDKGLPFTKEISKKRTLYLMMLPGLLFFFIFHYLPMIGVVIAFQDFDPVKGLFGSKWIGLKNFEFFFKSDAMATVTFNTIFYNVIFIVTGLGLSVLFAILFFETGSKILTKTYKSIMLIPYFMSWIVMQYVLTAFLNMDSGILNKILQTFGIEPVNWYWEASYWRWIFPIAYLWKVVGYYSVIFVAGITGISTEYYEAAKIDGASKIKQVRYITIPLLMPIVITLFLLQAGKIFYGGLGDWSMFFTLPNETGFLLETTDVIDTYVLRALRGMNEPGMAAAVGLYQSLVGLILVTFSNYLVRKYDKDSALF; from the coding sequence ATGAGATGCAATTTATTTAAGGGGAAGTCTAATAATAAAAAAAACCAATTGATAACAAAAGATAAAGGATTACCTTTTACAAAAGAAATATCAAAAAAGAGGACACTATATCTAATGATGCTTCCTGGGTTACTATTCTTTTTTATTTTTCATTATCTACCTATGATAGGTGTAGTGATAGCTTTTCAGGATTTTGATCCAGTAAAAGGATTGTTTGGGAGTAAATGGATTGGGCTCAAGAACTTCGAGTTTTTCTTCAAATCCGATGCTATGGCAACTGTAACTTTCAATACTATATTCTATAATGTGATTTTTATAGTAACCGGTTTGGGATTATCTGTTTTATTCGCAATATTATTTTTTGAAACAGGCAGCAAGATTTTAACTAAAACTTATAAAAGTATCATGCTTATTCCATATTTCATGTCATGGATAGTTATGCAATATGTACTGACTGCATTTTTAAACATGGATTCAGGTATCTTAAATAAAATATTACAGACATTTGGAATAGAGCCTGTTAACTGGTACTGGGAAGCATCTTATTGGAGATGGATATTCCCAATAGCTTATTTGTGGAAAGTGGTGGGTTATTACTCTGTAATCTTCGTAGCAGGTATTACAGGTATTTCAACTGAATATTATGAGGCAGCGAAAATAGATGGAGCCAGTAAAATAAAACAAGTACGTTATATTACTATTCCTTTACTCATGCCTATCGTTATTACATTATTCCTCTTACAAGCAGGAAAAATATTCTATGGAGGACTTGGAGATTGGAGTATGTTCTTTACTTTGCCTAACGAGACTGGGTTCTTATTAGAGACAACTGATGTTATTGATACTTATGTTCTAAGAGCTCTACGTGGAATGAATGAGCCTGGAATGGCAGCCGCAGTAGGACTTTATCAATCATTGGTCGGCTTGATTCTAGTTACATTCAGTAATTACCTGGTTAGAAAATACGACAAGGATAGTGCTCTATTCTAA
- a CDS encoding dihydrofolate reductase family protein, producing the protein MLAKRKLFLYIATSLDGYIATEDDSLEWLFKTEGEGDNGYSEFYNTVDTILIGRRTYDWIIEKEKGNFPYKNKECYIFSRSKSGKNENVEFINQDVVEFTNKIKRLDGGNIWLVGGGNLLHSFIKERLVDEFIITIAPTLLGHGIPLFKKNNFELELKLKNIRKLNQFVELHYEVK; encoded by the coding sequence ATGTTAGCCAAAAGAAAATTATTTTTATATATCGCAACAAGTTTAGATGGTTATATAGCAACAGAAGATGACTCCTTGGAATGGTTATTTAAAACGGAAGGCGAAGGAGATAATGGATATTCTGAATTCTATAACACAGTTGATACTATTCTAATTGGAAGAAGAACCTATGATTGGATTATTGAAAAAGAAAAAGGTAATTTTCCTTACAAGAATAAAGAGTGTTACATATTTTCTAGATCAAAAAGCGGTAAGAATGAAAATGTAGAATTTATAAATCAAGATGTAGTGGAATTTACAAATAAAATCAAAAGACTGGATGGAGGAAACATATGGCTTGTTGGTGGTGGCAACCTATTACACTCTTTTATTAAAGAGAGGTTAGTTGACGAGTTTATTATTACTATAGCACCTACACTATTAGGTCATGGAATACCGTTATTCAAGAAAAATAATTTTGAATTGGAACTGAAATTAAAGAATATAAGAAAATTAAATCAATTTGTTGAACTCCATTATGAGGTAAAATAA
- a CDS encoding Gfo/Idh/MocA family protein: MDKPINVCLLGAGSRGYFAFGNYAHSHPENLKVIAVAEPDKSKMERFLKVHDVDNEMTFTSWDELLDQPRICDYLINATMDDMHYESTLKALDKGYNIMLEKPMAVHPKDCVEIVDKAVELNKTIDICHVLRYSPFFSKIKEIIESGEIGQLITIELKENVGYFHYAHSYIRGNWRNTATSSPMILSKSCHDLDLLVWLAGEKSKKVSSFGSLLYFNEEHMPKNASKRCLDGCPHVDTCPYSVQRIYFGDSWTKMYVTAEDSQEALVEALKEGPYGRCVYQCDNDVVDHQVVNIEFESGVTATFTMCGPTAECDRYINVYGTNGEINGNLNSGNVIYKNYLNGPCEHPDEKIIDVSVSGDPHGGGDFRMMDDFVGRARGTLEKMITSAEMSLESHIIGFAAEKSRLEDKVVIMKDYYDELRRD, from the coding sequence ATGGATAAACCAATTAATGTATGTCTTTTAGGTGCTGGAAGCAGAGGTTATTTTGCATTTGGTAATTATGCTCATTCCCACCCAGAAAACCTGAAAGTAATAGCTGTTGCAGAACCTGATAAAAGTAAGATGGAAAGATTTTTAAAAGTACATGATGTAGATAATGAAATGACTTTCACCAGTTGGGATGAGTTATTGGACCAACCAAGGATATGTGATTATTTAATTAATGCAACAATGGATGATATGCACTATGAGTCCACCCTAAAAGCCTTAGATAAAGGTTATAACATAATGCTGGAAAAACCAATGGCAGTACATCCAAAAGATTGTGTAGAAATAGTTGATAAGGCTGTAGAATTAAATAAGACAATAGATATTTGCCATGTATTAAGATATTCTCCATTCTTCTCCAAGATAAAAGAAATCATAGAATCAGGAGAAATAGGTCAATTAATCACAATAGAGTTAAAAGAAAACGTTGGGTATTTTCATTATGCTCATTCCTATATTCGTGGTAATTGGAGAAATACAGCTACGTCAAGTCCAATGATATTATCAAAATCATGCCATGATCTAGATTTACTGGTTTGGTTAGCTGGGGAAAAATCCAAGAAAGTATCTTCTTTTGGTAGTCTTCTATATTTTAATGAAGAACATATGCCAAAAAATGCTTCTAAAAGATGTTTAGACGGTTGTCCTCATGTGGATACATGTCCATATTCAGTTCAAAGAATATACTTTGGTGACAGCTGGACTAAGATGTACGTTACTGCTGAAGATTCACAAGAAGCTTTGGTAGAAGCCTTAAAAGAAGGTCCATATGGCAGATGTGTATATCAATGTGATAATGATGTAGTAGATCATCAAGTAGTTAATATTGAATTTGAAAGTGGTGTAACAGCAACATTTACTATGTGTGGTCCAACAGCAGAATGTGATAGATACATTAATGTTTATGGTACCAATGGTGAGATTAACGGTAACCTGAATAGCGGTAATGTAATTTATAAAAATTATCTAAATGGACCATGTGAACATCCAGATGAAAAAATAATTGATGTTAGTGTAAGTGGCGATCCTCATGGTGGTGGAGATTTCCGTATGATGGATGATTTTGTTGGTAGAGCAAGAGGAACACTTGAGAAAATGATTACCTCTGCAGAAATGTCCCTAGAAAGTCATATAATCGGTTTCGCTGCGGAGAAATCAAGATTAGAGGACAAAGTAGTTATCATGAAAGATTACTACGATGAATTAAGAAGAGACTAA
- a CDS encoding sugar phosphate isomerase/epimerase family protein, producing MEQIKIGTLISADEAMSIIPDITDYGFETFSITFWKTIGKTDIKELAKRLTDYLAPKGITISSLSIFTNPLSDSTEFSDAVKSWETLIDNASLFGTNLVTGFTGRIIDKSIDDSINKFQQVFGELSKRAASKGVKIAFENCTMGGNWEKGNWNIAHNPAAWELMFNALPEDNLGLQWEPCHQMVQLIDPIPQLKKWAGKIFNVHGKDATIDWDIIKKYGIGGYKQFAWHRTPGFGDSNWTDIISILRMNNYTGSIDIEGYHDPVYNGKLELTGQVHALNYLKQCRGGNFIENPVGWKDR from the coding sequence ATGGAACAAATTAAAATAGGTACATTAATAAGCGCTGATGAAGCCATGTCAATAATACCGGATATAACAGACTATGGTTTTGAAACATTTTCTATAACATTTTGGAAAACTATTGGTAAAACTGATATAAAAGAATTAGCTAAGAGATTAACAGATTATCTAGCTCCAAAGGGAATTACAATCTCAAGCTTATCCATATTCACCAATCCCCTTTCTGACAGTACAGAATTCTCAGATGCAGTAAAATCTTGGGAGACACTTATTGATAATGCTTCCCTTTTTGGTACAAATCTAGTAACTGGATTTACTGGAAGAATAATTGATAAAAGTATTGATGATTCAATCAATAAATTTCAACAAGTGTTTGGGGAACTCTCTAAAAGAGCGGCATCAAAAGGAGTAAAAATCGCTTTCGAAAATTGTACCATGGGTGGAAACTGGGAAAAGGGTAACTGGAATATAGCCCATAATCCAGCTGCATGGGAATTAATGTTCAACGCTTTACCAGAAGATAATCTTGGCTTACAGTGGGAACCATGTCATCAAATGGTACAACTCATAGACCCTATCCCTCAGTTAAAGAAATGGGCAGGTAAAATATTCAATGTCCATGGAAAAGATGCAACCATAGATTGGGACATCATTAAAAAATATGGTATTGGTGGATACAAACAATTTGCGTGGCATAGAACTCCAGGCTTTGGTGACAGCAACTGGACAGATATAATTTCTATCTTAAGAATGAATAACTATACTGGAAGTATTGATATTGAAGGATATCATGACCCAGTGTATAATGGTAAACTTGAATTAACTGGTCAGGTTCATGCACTGAACTACTTGAAACAATGCCGTGGTGGTAATTTTATAGAAAACCCAGTTGGTTGGAAAGATAGATAA
- a CDS encoding cell wall hydrolase, protein MIVSITKRYGKMAYSARELLARIIKCEAGGEGEIGMKAVATVVMNRVHAAEGEYQRVNQGDLRKVIFQPGQFDCVRSVLGGVANPQTIWASPPEQIHYDIADWALAGNKLYNIGSTLWYMNPFDPQCPPYFPYNETGIYNSRIRKHCFFDPTDLYKDT, encoded by the coding sequence ATGATAGTAAGTATAACAAAAAGGTATGGAAAGATGGCTTATTCAGCTAGAGAATTACTTGCAAGAATAATCAAATGTGAAGCTGGTGGAGAAGGCGAAATAGGAATGAAAGCAGTTGCCACAGTAGTAATGAATAGAGTTCATGCGGCTGAAGGAGAGTATCAAAGGGTTAATCAAGGAGATTTGCGTAAAGTTATATTTCAACCAGGTCAATTTGATTGTGTAAGATCAGTATTGGGCGGTGTAGCTAATCCTCAAACTATCTGGGCTAGTCCTCCTGAGCAGATTCATTATGATATAGCAGATTGGGCTTTAGCAGGTAATAAACTGTATAATATAGGTAGTACCTTATGGTATATGAATCCTTTTGACCCACAATGTCCTCCTTACTTCCCTTATAATGAAACTGGAATATATAATTCAAGAATAAGAAAACATTGCTTCTTTGATCCCACAGATTTATATAAGGATACTTAA
- a CDS encoding glycoside hydrolase family 2 protein, with the protein MNPLRQEYPRPQMVRKHWQNLNGTWDFEYDFSKSGKERNLQKEPNFPHKIQVPFCPESELSGINNKDFLNAVWYRKTFTIPSDRKNGCLIINFEAVDYYCEVWVNGEYIGSHKGGYTPFSFDITSFVSEGENTLTVYAEDDTRTGTQPSGKQCSEYNSTGCFYTRVTGIWQTVWLEYVPKNYIKAFKIVPDVDNCKVHLDLSLSGKCSRKKLNVTAKYDNRIVGDTSIKVTGSSAKLSIDLSELHLWQPLDAKLYDLELQLEGDNQLDTVNSYFGMRKVEIGDKAILINGKKIFQRLVLDQGFYPDGIYTAPSDEALKKDIELSVALGFNGARLHEKVFERRFLYWADKMGYLVWGEYGNWGIDHTKASSLHTYLPEWIEAVERDYNSPALIGWCPFNETWDLHGHQQYDDILRNIYHVTKKMDSTRPVIDTSGNFHVVTDIYDLHNYKQDVELFAKDFEPMANGGEVFESFPDRQKYDGQPYFISEYGGIWWNSNDESGWGYGDRPESIEEFVNRYVGLTEVLIKNPSICALCYTQLYDVEQEQNGLYFYDRTNKFDDEVMAKLRVVMEQKAAIED; encoded by the coding sequence ATGAATCCTTTACGTCAAGAATATCCTCGTCCACAAATGGTAAGGAAACATTGGCAGAATCTTAATGGTACTTGGGATTTTGAATATGATTTCTCTAAATCAGGTAAAGAAAGAAATCTTCAAAAAGAACCTAATTTCCCTCACAAAATTCAAGTACCCTTTTGCCCTGAGAGTGAATTATCAGGAATCAACAACAAAGATTTCCTGAATGCTGTATGGTATCGTAAAACATTTACTATTCCATCTGATCGGAAGAATGGTTGTCTTATTATTAATTTTGAAGCAGTGGATTATTATTGTGAAGTATGGGTCAATGGTGAATACATTGGATCTCATAAAGGTGGTTATACCCCCTTCTCCTTTGATATTACATCTTTTGTATCAGAGGGAGAGAATACATTGACTGTTTATGCTGAAGATGATACTCGTACAGGCACGCAACCAAGTGGGAAACAATGTTCAGAATATAACTCTACAGGTTGTTTCTACACTCGTGTCACAGGAATATGGCAAACAGTATGGTTAGAATATGTTCCAAAAAATTATATTAAGGCATTTAAAATAGTACCAGATGTTGATAATTGCAAAGTCCATCTTGACCTTTCATTGTCTGGAAAATGCTCACGTAAAAAACTTAATGTAACAGCAAAATATGATAATAGAATTGTTGGAGATACTTCAATAAAAGTTACAGGCTCAAGTGCTAAGTTATCCATAGATCTATCAGAGTTACACTTATGGCAGCCTTTAGATGCAAAGCTATACGATCTTGAATTGCAGCTAGAAGGGGATAATCAACTAGATACAGTTAATAGCTATTTCGGTATGAGAAAAGTAGAAATTGGAGATAAGGCCATTTTAATCAATGGGAAAAAAATATTCCAGCGTCTAGTACTTGATCAAGGTTTTTATCCTGATGGAATCTACACAGCACCTTCAGATGAAGCACTAAAAAAAGATATTGAGCTATCAGTAGCTTTAGGATTTAATGGAGCTAGACTTCACGAAAAAGTTTTTGAAAGACGTTTCTTGTACTGGGCAGATAAAATGGGTTATCTGGTTTGGGGAGAATACGGCAACTGGGGTATTGACCATACAAAAGCATCTTCACTGCATACTTATCTCCCTGAATGGATTGAAGCGGTAGAAAGAGATTATAACAGTCCTGCATTAATAGGATGGTGTCCATTCAATGAAACTTGGGATTTACATGGTCACCAGCAATATGATGACATATTAAGAAATATCTATCATGTCACTAAGAAAATGGATTCAACACGACCTGTTATTGATACTAGTGGTAATTTCCATGTTGTTACAGATATATATGATTTACATAATTATAAACAGGATGTGGAGTTATTCGCAAAAGATTTTGAACCTATGGCAAATGGCGGAGAAGTATTTGAGAGCTTTCCTGATCGACAAAAATATGATGGTCAGCCTTATTTTATAAGTGAGTATGGCGGTATCTGGTGGAATTCTAATGATGAAAGCGGATGGGGTTATGGTGACCGTCCTGAAAGTATCGAAGAATTTGTAAACAGGTATGTTGGCTTGACAGAAGTGCTTATCAAGAATCCTTCTATATGTGCCCTATGTTATACACAGCTATATGATGTAGAACAAGAACAAAATGGACTATACTTCTATGATAGAACAAATAAATTTGATGATGAAGTAATGGCTAAGTTAAGAGTAGTCATGGAACAAAAAGCAGCTATTGAGGATTAG
- a CDS encoding AraC family transcriptional regulator: MSKIIEEKGYLQTEYVRESNFPLSLYNCGVDSINSLRPHYHDNFEIIYIKEGKINIRIGNETYYSEGENIFFSNMFQVHSVQSADGLESKFHAILFDKQMLDTINMNDYYMNYIKPFLVGEKRFPAMISSNSDLYKRLTQSLNLIINEYNAKERAYEVFIKTEIERIFASMVRYCESLDSSDGDGFSVLHKKIMDDMWEYVQSNYQRDISLDEISKVLNINKHYFCRLIKKLTGKPFTQLLNMHRIHQAEIMLKETDIPVSEVLEISGFSNQSYFNRMYVKYTGKTPTGTRKGSTNPQ, from the coding sequence ATGAGTAAGATTATAGAAGAAAAAGGTTATTTACAAACAGAATATGTTAGAGAATCTAATTTCCCTCTATCCTTATATAATTGTGGTGTTGATAGTATCAATAGCCTTCGTCCTCATTATCATGACAATTTTGAGATTATATATATAAAGGAAGGTAAGATCAATATAAGAATAGGTAATGAAACATATTATTCTGAAGGTGAAAATATTTTTTTCTCTAATATGTTTCAGGTCCATTCTGTCCAATCAGCAGATGGGTTGGAGAGTAAATTCCATGCAATATTATTTGATAAACAGATGCTTGATACTATTAATATGAATGATTATTATATGAATTATATTAAACCCTTTTTAGTAGGAGAAAAAAGATTTCCAGCCATGATATCTTCAAATAGTGATTTGTATAAAAGATTGACCCAGTCTTTGAATCTGATTATCAATGAATATAATGCTAAGGAAAGAGCATATGAGGTTTTTATTAAGACGGAGATAGAAAGAATCTTCGCTTCAATGGTAAGATATTGTGAATCCCTGGATTCTAGTGATGGAGATGGTTTTTCTGTACTACATAAGAAAATAATGGATGATATGTGGGAATATGTACAAAGTAATTATCAAAGGGATATATCTTTAGATGAAATATCCAAGGTTCTTAATATAAATAAACATTATTTTTGCAGGCTCATAAAGAAACTGACAGGGAAACCATTCACTCAACTGCTTAATATGCATAGGATACATCAAGCAGAAATAATGTTAAAGGAAACAGATATCCCTGTCAGTGAGGTATTAGAGATAAGTGGATTCTCTAATCAAAGTTATTTTAATAGGATGTACGTGAAGTATACTGGAAAAACTCCTACTGGAACTAGAAAAGGTTCTACTAATCCTCAATAG
- a CDS encoding helix-turn-helix domain-containing protein — protein sequence MKYRIERLKYDGKEKKGFIVDRPQGTDDYLFLHFKTPVNIYQQKEIIKIKPGACILFTPGTKHYFESIECDLVHNWIHFEPEYSSRFDEFGFEYNRVFYPSRTNYITPIINEIELDFINKPFRWEENVSALLTNLFVKLSREERSKTRDLSSGMIEIREEFNLFRLHLYSNCSEEWNVEKMAKILSLSRSRFSVLYKTFFGVSPNEDLITARINRGKYLLENSSLTIYEVAEMSGYKNVFHFIRQFKKYTGTTPGMFRGI from the coding sequence ATGAAATATAGGATTGAAAGATTAAAATATGATGGTAAAGAGAAAAAAGGTTTTATAGTAGACCGTCCACAAGGAACTGACGATTATTTATTTTTACATTTCAAGACACCTGTTAATATATATCAACAAAAGGAAATTATAAAAATCAAGCCTGGTGCCTGCATTTTATTCACTCCAGGTACAAAACATTATTTTGAATCTATTGAATGTGATTTAGTCCATAATTGGATTCATTTTGAGCCAGAATATAGTTCAAGATTTGATGAATTCGGTTTTGAATATAATAGAGTATTTTATCCGTCCAGAACTAATTATATTACTCCAATCATAAATGAAATAGAGCTTGATTTTATTAATAAGCCTTTTCGATGGGAGGAAAATGTTTCAGCTCTGCTAACTAATCTTTTTGTTAAACTATCTCGTGAAGAACGCAGCAAAACAAGAGATTTATCCAGCGGCATGATTGAAATAAGAGAAGAATTCAATCTTTTTAGGTTACATCTTTATAGTAATTGCAGTGAAGAGTGGAATGTTGAAAAAATGGCTAAGATATTAAGTCTTAGCAGGTCAAGGTTTTCGGTATTGTATAAAACCTTTTTTGGAGTCTCACCTAATGAAGATTTGATAACTGCTCGTATCAATAGAGGGAAATATCTTTTAGAAAATAGTTCTCTAACCATTTATGAAGTTGCTGAAATGTCTGGCTACAAAAATGTATTTCATTTTATAAGACAATTCAAGAAATACACTGGAACAACACCAGGGATGTTTCGGGGTATTTAA